Proteins encoded within one genomic window of Eurosta solidaginis isolate ZX-2024a chromosome 1, ASM4086904v1, whole genome shotgun sequence:
- the LOC137239785 gene encoding uncharacterized protein, with the protein MARAEQNPSTSNLGMRSFRPLLQHERKAEKFKKERQEQDNWRQQDTELHTTSSKGNAAHGRPRAAKRVTRQNRNKPAPYQSHASKVDSRRALLQAVPAGFRTGRLSQTTTPSPIMRPFVPIAPTAVVRIESRGHLHLVRAIVDPCATSTIVDAELVRDLQLERQGSGQCTIILRGKFGSSTHLTTQASIVASHYRLSPPSNVDPKIAAPFQFMRLADPQFYRSSPIRLTLGADIYAEMMESET; encoded by the exons ATGGCTAGAGCCGAACAAAACCCCTCAACCAGCAATCTTGGGATGCGTAGTTTTCGGCCGCTGCTACAGCATGAACGGAAGGCGGAAAAGTTCAAGAAAGAACGACAAGAACAAGACAATTGGCGGCAGCAGGACACCGAACTCCATACCACATCATCGAAGGGAAACGCTGCCCATGGTCGGCCCAGAGCAGCTAAACGCGTAACGAGGCAAAATCGAAACAAACCCGCGCCATATCAAAGTCACGCGAGCAAAGTCGACAGTAGACGAGCGCTATTACAAGCCGTACCAGCCGGCTTCCGAACGGGACGCCTATCCCAGACAACGACCCCATCACCCATCATGCGACCATTTGTGCCCATCGCACCGACTGCCGTCGTACGGATCGAATCGCGGGGCCACTTGCATTTGGTTCGAGCTAtagtcgatccctgcgccacaagTACAattgtcgatgcagagctggtgcgCGACCTACAGTTAGAGCGTCAAGGATCAGGGCAATGCACAATAATCCTTCGCGGGAAATTCGGGTCATCCACACACTTGACCACTCAAGCCAGCATTGTTGCaagccactatcggttgagtccgccatcaaATGTAGATCCAAAGATTGCCGCTCCATTCCAATTCATGCGGCTGGCCGACCCacagttctaccgctcatcgccaattcggcttacactcggcgcagatatatacgccgaaatgatg gagagcgaaacgtga